In Sphaeramia orbicularis chromosome 3, fSphaOr1.1, whole genome shotgun sequence, a genomic segment contains:
- the ndufs3 gene encoding NADH dehydrogenase [ubiquinone] iron-sulfur protein 3, mitochondrial, which yields MAASLVRLVRGGLGRSFNVLNRSVSVIQQQSRLQSSDVKPTVRPKDAVAHNHLVAFGEYVAEMMPKYIQQVQVTCYNELEVMIHPDGVIPVLTFLRDHTNGQFRNLIDLTAVDIPTRQNRFEIVYNLLSLRYNSRIRVKTYTDELTPVDSAVSVHKAANWYEREVWDMFGIFFANHPDLRRILTDYGFEGHPFRKDFPLSGYVEVRYDDELKRVVAEPVELAQEFRKFDLNTPWEVFPAYREPKEAPPTLEAGDTSTEKK from the exons TTTTGAATCGCAGCGTGAGTGTCATCCAGCAGCAGAGTCGTCTCCAGAGCTCTGATGTCAAAC CCACTGTTCGGCCGAAAGATGCTGTTGCTCACAACCACCTGGTGGCATTTGGAGAATATGTGGCTGAGATGATGCCCAAGTACATCCAGCAGGTCCAG gtgacaTGTTATAATGAGCTGGAGGTGATGATCCATCCTGACGGTGTGATCCCAGTGCTCACCTTCCTTAGAGATCACACCAACGGCCAGTTCAGGAACTTGATCGACCTGACGGCTGTTGACATACCTACACGACAGAACCGCTTTGAG ATCGTGTACAATCTGTTGTCTCTGCGGTACAACTCTCGTATCCGTGTGAAGACATACACAGACGAGTTAACTCCAGTGGACTCTGCCGTGTCTGTTCACAAAGCTGCCAACTGGTACGAGAGGGAG GTATGGGACATGTTTGGCATTTTCTTTGCAAACCACCCAGACCTAAGACGGATCCTTACAGATTATGGTTTTGAGGGTCACCCCTTCAGGAAGGACTTCCCCCTGTCTGGATACGTTGAG GTGCGTTATGACGATGAGCTGAAGCGTGTTGTGGCTGAACCTGTCGAGTTGGCTCAGGAGTTCAGGAAGTTTGACCTGAACACACCGTGGGAGGTTTTCCCCGCCTACAGAGAGCCCAAGGAGGCCCCTCCCACTCTGGAGGCTGGAGACACGTCCACCGAGAAGAAGTAA